TGAGACTCCGTGGCCATATTGGTACTGCATGAACTGAATCGCTTTCTACCAACTTAGGCAATCCCGTGTTTCCGGTTGAATTCAGATGCGACAGACTTGGGTTCCCATTCCAGACTCTTTTCCCACTTGATATGGTGGTGTCCCTGTTGGTCGATCAGTGTTGCCTGTACACAATAGGCTGTGGGGAGATTCTGCTTCTCCTTCTGCAACAGGGCTCCAGCCGTAGGGCGCTATCTTCGGACTAGCGTTAAGCTCTTCTGGCTGGAGGGCAAGGGGTTCCATCAAAGTCCTTGGGTTCAAGTAGTGTAACCTTAACCATATCTGTCTAGCCCTGATCCGTCCCTACTCCTGAGCTACCTTGGAGCGTTCATAGACCTTCTGACGTGGATGCTCTGTTCAGCACTTCCTTTCGGAATCTACGAGGGTGTTGCCACCCGTGCCTAACCACGCTGGGCTTCTCATACATCGACAATGAGAGAGTTAGTTCCTTACGCTAACCCGCTGAAATTCAACCGTTTACACGGCGCACGTTTTCTTCCATGCTTCCTACCTGTGCATGAAGCGCAATGACGTTATAGATTTTTTCACTTAAAAAAGTTATCAGTAGACCTAATGAAAAATGTCACAAACTGAACACAAAACAAGGTTATTTTCTTGACCCAGAACAACAATTTTTCTGTGTCACTCTTCCACAATACAAAAAGAATATCACCTTCCAGTAAAGTCATCACGCACTTCCTCCACCAGCAACATCCCTGATTTTGGCCGAATACAACTGGGACATCTATTTTTATCTTTTATTAATTATTTTATAGATTTTAAAAAATTATTATAGATTTTATGATTTATTTATCAAAAAAATTAGTTATTTATAAAAATTTAATAAAAAAATATAATTTATTATTGAATTTTAAATTACTATTTAGTAACATTATAGAAACTTAAGATCACATGAGACAATACCCTTTGCAAACAACACTTGGAGAAATAAAATGGCTAACTACAATCTACTTCACTTTCAGCAACTGACAGAAACCAAGTCGAGCCCCATCTGCAGCTTATCAGGCGCTGTATTGAGCGGTTTAGATCTGTTGGGAGCCGATCTGCGTTATGGCACTCTAGAAGGAGCAGACTTGAGTGGCTCTAATCTAGCAGACGCGAAGCTAACAACAGCAAATCTGGGTAGGGCAAAACTGAGTGAAGCACGTTTGGCAGGAGCAGATCTCTATGGAGCTAATCTGGAAGGAGCAGACCTGCGAGGAGCAGACCTGCGAGGAGCAGACTTACGCCGAAGTAAACTAGCCCAAGCAGACCTACGGGGAGCAGACCTACGGGGAGCAGATCTACGGGAAGCCGATTTGTTTGGAGCAGATTTTCGTGATGCTGATTTGCGAGAAGCTAATCTAGAGATGACCGCTTTCGGTGGACAACGTTTCTGTGACTACATCAATATCGCTTAAGCCACCGAAAGCACTTCACTACAAGTCCAACGCTTCTTCCACGAGCTAAGACAACACACCCTAAGTTGGCTCCTCACAGTGGGAGCCAACCACAAAGCTACCTCAACACGTCCACAATCTCTTGATCCTCCGGAAACCTACCTTCATTCAACTTTGAGAAGAGCAACCGATCTTCAGCGAAGACCTCAAAAGCCCCTCTTCCGCCAGCTACCAATTGCGTTTCTAGTTGCAACTGTTCCTTCAATGTAGCAGCCAACCTAGCTGCTCGGGGTTGGTAGTTTCAAACCCTGCAGTATTCAATACGAATCGTCATTTTGTCTCCTGAACGTTTTTCAGTTGAATTCCAAAGATCGCTACTTTGGATTCATTAGCTAGCGTAGTCGATTAAGAACCGATAGACCAAGCTGACTCTTGCGTCTGGTATCGAATCAATCAATTGGCAGGGGAACTTCGAGACCAAGCATGCCTTCTTTTCGAAGTTCCAACCAAAGATCACGCGGAATATCTAACTCAAATAACCGTAAGTTTTCCTGCCACTCCTCACGACTCCGTACACCGGTCAATACCGTAGCAACTGCTGGGTGACCGAGCGGGAACTGTAGAGCGGCAGCCTTGAGAGGCACACCATGTCGTTGGCAGATCACTTTCATCGCCAAAGCCCGATCAATCAGGTCCTGAGAAGCCTCCACGTAGTTGTAGGTGGTTCCAGGGACTGGATTGGCTAAAATCCCGCTATTGTAGACACCACCAATCACAATTGAGGTCCCGTGCTTCAGACACTTGGGTAGCAATTCAGCCAACGAACTTTGATCCAGCAGGGTATAGCGTCCCGCGAGTAAAAAGCAGTCAAAGTCCCCATGATCAAGGAACTTGGACAGCATCTCCCATTGATTCATTCCCGCGGAAACAGCCTTGATACTACCCTCATCACGCAAACGATTCAGGGCCTGATAGGCTCCTTGCACCGCATCCGTGAAGTGTTCATCAGAATCATGGATATGCAGAATGTCGACTGCGTCCACTCCAAGACGCTGAAGGCTCTCCTCATGGGAACGCAGTACTCCATCATAAGAGAAATCAAAAATGAAGCGTTTGTCTAGATTCGCCAGGTAGAACGGCTGTCTATCTCCGTAAAGTTCATTGCCTTCACGGACACCTGGACGAATCAACCGACCAACTTTGGTAGAAATCAGCGGACACCTGGACAATTTCGGTAGGCAACAGCCGATCCGTTCTTCGGAGAGACCATATCCATAGAAAGGAGCTGTATCCAGGTAATTGATGCCAGAGCCCATTGCTTCCTCAATTGTAAGCAGTGCTTCTTCTTCAGTGACTTGCATCAACAGATTGCCCAAAGGAGCCGTACCTAGAGAAAGTCGAGACACACTG
Above is a genomic segment from SAR324 cluster bacterium containing:
- a CDS encoding pentapeptide repeat-containing protein; amino-acid sequence: MANYNLLHFQQLTETKSSPICSLSGAVLSGLDLLGADLRYGTLEGADLSGSNLADAKLTTANLGRAKLSEARLAGADLYGANLEGADLRGADLRGADLRRSKLAQADLRGADLRGADLREADLFGADFRDADLREANLEMTAFGGQRFCDYINIA
- a CDS encoding Rdx family protein, which codes for MTIRIEYCRVUNYQPRAARLAATLKEQLQLETQLVAGGRGAFEVFAEDRLLFSKLNEGRFPEDQEIVDVLR
- a CDS encoding aldo/keto reductase; this encodes MSRLSLGTAPLGNLLMQVTEEEALLTIEEAMGSGINYLDTAPFYGYGLSEERIGCCLPKLSRCPLISTKVGRLIRPGVREGNELYGDRQPFYLANLDKRFIFDFSYDGVLRSHEESLQRLGVDAVDILHIHDSDEHFTDAVQGAYQALNRLRDEGSIKAVSAGMNQWEMLSKFLDHGDFDCFLLAGRYTLLDQSSLAELLPKCLKHGTSIVIGGVYNSGILANPVPGTTYNYVEASQDLIDRALAMKVICQRHGVPLKAAALQFPLGHPAVATVLTGVRSREEWQENLRLFELDIPRDLWLELRKEGMLGLEVPLPID